From a single Aestuariibius sp. HNIBRBA575 genomic region:
- a CDS encoding DUF2237 family protein translates to MEKDASTNVLGKALTSCSTNPVTGYFRNGACDTCAQDEGNHTVCAVMTAEFLAYSKYVGNDLSTPRPEFHFAGLKPGDQWCLCAARFLQAHDEGCAPLVSLTATHERALDIVSLDILAQHALPVSDGPAE, encoded by the coding sequence ATGGAAAAAGATGCATCAACCAATGTTTTGGGCAAAGCCCTGACATCCTGTTCCACCAATCCGGTGACCGGCTATTTTCGCAACGGGGCCTGTGATACCTGCGCCCAAGACGAAGGCAACCACACCGTCTGCGCCGTGATGACAGCCGAATTTCTGGCCTATTCAAAATATGTAGGCAATGACCTGTCCACACCCCGGCCCGAATTCCATTTTGCGGGGCTAAAGCCGGGCGATCAATGGTGTCTGTGTGCGGCGCGATTTTTGCAGGCCCATGACGAAGGATGCGCGCCATTGGTGTCCCTGACGGCCACCCATGAACGGGCATTGGACATTGTTTCATTGGATATTCTGGCGCAACATGCCCTGCCCGTTTCGGATGGTCCGGCGGAATAA
- a CDS encoding DUF2332 domain-containing protein, translating to MTDRLRAAFRWQAGACRDLGSPFMGQLCDVLAQRLQPGTALTDRMFDWPGDLSPKSESVPLRLCGALHALRLSGRAGLEQVYPPHHVSDDELWQAIEKTLISEAGFVDDFINSPPQTNEVRRQCALIAMGHFLTQTYDLPIVLSELGASAGLNLTWDRSTLIAGDAQLGPDKPVMVLRPEWTGTPPTGPHPNVVERRGVDLNPLDPHADSLRLRAYLWPDQPERLTLTAAAIDAAEGHVDRADAIDWIEQRLTPRTGHLHLIYSTIAWQYFPKASQTRGTDLIEAAGAKATTETPLAWFAMEPDDQKPGEQKPGAAMTLRLWPGDLRFDLGRVDFHGRWIHWDPQQH from the coding sequence ATGACGGATCGTTTGCGCGCGGCATTTCGCTGGCAGGCCGGGGCGTGCCGTGATTTGGGATCGCCATTTATGGGGCAGCTTTGCGATGTTCTGGCGCAGCGGTTACAGCCCGGAACGGCGCTGACGGATCGGATGTTTGACTGGCCCGGGGATTTGTCCCCAAAGTCCGAAAGCGTGCCGTTGCGTCTATGTGGTGCGCTTCATGCGCTGCGGCTGTCGGGTCGTGCTGGGCTGGAACAGGTCTATCCGCCGCATCACGTCAGCGACGATGAGCTTTGGCAAGCCATTGAAAAGACGTTGATATCAGAGGCGGGCTTTGTCGATGATTTCATCAATTCACCGCCCCAAACCAACGAAGTGCGCCGTCAATGCGCATTGATCGCGATGGGGCATTTCCTGACCCAAACCTATGATCTGCCGATTGTGCTGTCCGAATTGGGGGCCAGTGCGGGGTTGAACCTGACATGGGATCGCTCGACGTTGATCGCGGGTGATGCCCAATTAGGACCGGATAAACCAGTGATGGTGCTGCGCCCTGAATGGACCGGCACGCCACCAACCGGCCCGCATCCCAACGTTGTGGAACGGCGCGGCGTTGACCTGAACCCGCTTGATCCGCATGCAGACAGCCTGCGGCTGCGGGCCTATCTGTGGCCCGACCAGCCAGAGCGTCTGACCCTGACCGCAGCCGCGATTGACGCGGCAGAGGGCCACGTGGATCGGGCGGACGCGATTGACTGGATTGAACAGCGCCTGACCCCGCGCACGGGCCATTTGCACCTGATTTATTCCACCATCGCGTGGCAATATTTCCCAAAAGCGTCCCAAACTCGCGGCACCGACCTGATCGAAGCAGCCGGGGCAAAAGCCACCACTGAAACACCGTTGGCATGGTTCGCCATGGAGCCAGATGATCAGAAACCCGGTGAGCAAAAGCCGGGGGCTGCGATGACACTGCGATTATGGCCCGGTGATCTGCGATTTGATCTGGGGCGCGTTGATTTCCACGGGCGTTGGATCCATTGGGATCCACAACAGCATTGA
- the pth gene encoding aminoacyl-tRNA hydrolase → MKLFVGLGNPGPKYAQTRHNIGFMAVDQIARDHGFPSFRAKFQGEVSEGRIGSDRVILLKPMTFMNLSGQSVGEAMRFYKLDSTDVTVFHDELDLAPGKVRLKSGGGHAGHNGLRSMHQHIGPHYDRVRLGIGHPGHKDAVSGYVLHDFAKADQDWLDDVIRGIGDGVGSLVADDGPQFLNAIARRVAPARSSTSKPKPKPNPPEPEAEPDTRTAMQKLADRFK, encoded by the coding sequence ATGAAACTTTTTGTTGGATTGGGCAATCCTGGCCCGAAATATGCGCAAACCCGGCACAATATCGGCTTTATGGCCGTGGACCAAATCGCGCGCGATCATGGATTTCCGTCGTTTCGAGCGAAATTTCAGGGCGAAGTCAGCGAAGGCCGTATTGGGTCTGATCGCGTTATCCTACTGAAACCTATGACATTTATGAACCTTTCGGGTCAATCCGTGGGCGAAGCGATGCGGTTTTACAAATTGGACAGCACTGATGTGACCGTGTTCCATGATGAACTGGATTTGGCCCCCGGCAAGGTGCGGTTGAAATCCGGTGGCGGGCATGCGGGGCATAACGGGCTGCGTTCGATGCACCAACATATCGGTCCACATTATGACCGCGTGCGTCTGGGCATTGGCCATCCGGGTCACAAGGATGCGGTTTCGGGCTATGTGCTGCATGATTTTGCCAAGGCCGATCAGGACTGGCTAGATGATGTGATCCGTGGCATTGGCGATGGGGTGGGGTCGCTGGTGGCAGATGATGGACCACAGTTTTTGAACGCCATTGCCCGGCGTGTGGCCCCGGCGCGGTCCTCAACCAGCAAACCCAAGCCAAAGCCAAATCCGCCCGAACCAGAGGCCGAGCCAGACACCCGCACAGCCATGCAAAAACTGGCGGATCGGTTCAAATGA
- a CDS encoding inositol monophosphatase, with translation MKERFVMTLTCPLNRDDKDWLIAQVREVAQTEIMPRFRHLSVDQIASKSAPDDLVTEADLRSEDCLTGRISARFPDALVIGEEAVAANPAVLADLAGAELAFVLDPVDGTWNFAHGLAVFGVILAVTQFGKPVFGLLYDPVLQDWVEASTGQGAMFQNRAIPPSKGATPPTGYIPLFLFTKEQQHQLAATFPEFRRVLSLRCSCHEYRMLAQGHVDFCVSAKLNPWDHLAGALAVQEAGGVARMLDGRDYDAHISDGVLICAVDEPTWADVAARIAFLQS, from the coding sequence ATGAAAGAGAGATTTGTGATGACATTGACCTGCCCATTAAACCGCGACGACAAAGATTGGTTGATTGCCCAAGTGCGCGAGGTTGCACAAACCGAAATCATGCCGCGGTTCCGCCATTTGTCTGTGGATCAGATCGCATCGAAATCTGCGCCCGATGATCTGGTGACCGAAGCCGATCTGCGATCCGAAGATTGCCTGACAGGACGGATTTCAGCGCGGTTTCCAGATGCATTGGTGATCGGAGAAGAGGCGGTCGCGGCCAATCCTGCTGTGTTGGCAGATTTGGCGGGGGCGGAGTTGGCCTTTGTTTTGGATCCGGTGGATGGGACGTGGAATTTTGCCCATGGTCTGGCGGTTTTTGGGGTGATTTTGGCGGTGACGCAGTTTGGCAAACCGGTTTTTGGTCTGCTTTATGATCCGGTATTGCAGGATTGGGTCGAAGCCAGCACCGGGCAGGGCGCGATGTTTCAGAACCGCGCGATCCCCCCATCAAAGGGCGCAACGCCGCCAACGGGATATATTCCGCTGTTTTTGTTCACCAAAGAACAGCAACACCAATTGGCTGCAACATTTCCGGAATTTCGCCGCGTGTTATCGCTGCGCTGTTCCTGTCATGAATACCGGATGCTGGCCCAAGGCCATGTTGATTTCTGCGTGTCGGCCAAATTGAACCCGTGGGACCATCTGGCTGGCGCTTTGGCCGTCCAAGAGGCCGGCGGTGTGGCACGGATGTTGGATGGTCGCGACTATGACGCCCATATCAGTGACGGCGTTTTGATCTGCGCGGTGGATGAACCAACTTGGGCCGATGTCGCGGCCCGGATCGCTTTTTTGCAATCTTAA
- a CDS encoding 50S ribosomal protein L25/general stress protein Ctc codes for MAGQIPDLIAEARENSGKGAARAARRAGNVPGIVYGGEGEPQAINVNFNMLLKKLRAGRFMSTLFNLKIEGQEDVRVICRNVQRDVVKDLPTHIDLMRLRRTSRVKLFIHVEFTNESAAPGIKKGGVLTVVRPEVELDVLAGEIPEQIVVDLTGLEVGDTITISNVTLPDGAKPTIDRDFVIANIQAPSGLRSSDNEDDGEGEAEEAAAEE; via the coding sequence ATGGCTGGTCAAATTCCAGATCTTATTGCAGAAGCCCGCGAAAATTCCGGCAAAGGTGCAGCACGCGCCGCACGCCGCGCAGGCAACGTTCCCGGCATCGTTTATGGTGGCGAAGGTGAGCCACAGGCGATCAACGTGAACTTCAACATGCTGTTGAAAAAATTGCGTGCTGGCCGTTTTATGTCGACATTGTTCAACCTGAAAATTGAAGGCCAAGAAGACGTTCGCGTTATCTGCCGCAATGTTCAGCGTGATGTTGTCAAAGACCTGCCAACACATATCGACCTGATGCGCCTGCGTCGCACATCACGGGTGAAATTGTTCATCCACGTCGAATTCACCAACGAATCTGCGGCACCCGGCATCAAAAAGGGCGGCGTTCTGACGGTTGTTCGTCCCGAAGTTGAGCTGGACGTTCTGGCGGGTGAGATTCCTGAGCAAATCGTTGTTGACCTGACCGGTCTGGAAGTTGGCGATACCATCACCATTTCCAACGTCACATTGCCAGACGGCGCAAAGCCAACGATCGACCGTGACTTTGTGATCGCAAACATTCAGGCTCCGTCCGGTCTGCGCTCTTCTGACAACGAAGATGACGGCGAAGGCGAAGCAGAAGAAGCTGCTGCTGAAGAATAA
- a CDS encoding MFS transporter, producing MSIQSALKLSHRPARAFTIIGLFWGAFAAQVPVIKDQLGAGDALFGQLLLGSSIGLVSAMWLAPRVDQWLGARGMQIAAVMFAVFWMFPPLITTPLLFAFAIMMVGMASGVLDVIMNARVSELESQSGRTLMNANHAMFSVGYAISALLTGVAREAGLQPIYVFAIVGLVTLALTPGLIMTPAEVDDADEGGNASWSIVLLCGAVTLIAFMSEATVEAWSALHIERTLLGRAAEGALGPAMLGITMAIGRFSGQAVSERFRETSVVIVAALIAAGGALIAAGATSPMMGYLGFGVLGLGVSVIGPIGLAIVGKRVSSKDRTKAISRVAVIGFSGFFIAPTLMGFSSEYVGLRWSYVGVAGVLLLAIPFAVILRRR from the coding sequence ATGTCTATTCAAAGCGCTTTGAAGCTATCCCATCGCCCCGCCCGCGCCTTTACCATCATTGGTCTGTTCTGGGGCGCATTTGCCGCGCAGGTCCCCGTCATCAAAGACCAGCTGGGGGCCGGGGATGCGCTGTTTGGGCAGCTATTGTTGGGGTCGTCCATTGGGTTGGTGTCGGCCATGTGGCTGGCCCCCAGGGTCGATCAATGGCTGGGCGCGCGCGGCATGCAGATCGCGGCGGTGATGTTTGCGGTTTTCTGGATGTTTCCACCGCTGATCACCACGCCGCTGTTATTTGCGTTTGCGATCATGATGGTGGGCATGGCGTCGGGCGTGCTGGACGTGATCATGAATGCCCGCGTAAGTGAGCTTGAATCCCAGTCCGGGCGCACCTTGATGAATGCCAATCACGCGATGTTTTCCGTCGGATATGCGATTTCGGCCCTGTTAACGGGCGTCGCAAGAGAGGCTGGATTGCAGCCAATTTACGTGTTTGCAATCGTTGGGCTGGTGACCTTGGCACTGACACCGGGCCTGATCATGACCCCAGCAGAGGTCGACGACGCTGACGAAGGCGGCAATGCGTCCTGGTCGATTGTGTTGTTGTGCGGGGCGGTGACCCTGATCGCATTCATGTCCGAAGCCACGGTTGAAGCATGGTCGGCCCTGCATATCGAACGCACTTTGTTAGGGCGCGCCGCCGAAGGCGCGCTGGGTCCGGCCATGTTGGGCATCACCATGGCCATTGGGCGGTTTTCCGGACAGGCCGTATCGGAACGGTTTCGCGAAACCAGCGTGGTGATTGTCGCGGCCCTGATCGCGGCGGGCGGGGCGCTGATCGCCGCCGGGGCGACCTCCCCGATGATGGGCTATCTGGGCTTTGGCGTGCTGGGTCTGGGCGTGTCGGTCATTGGCCCCATTGGTCTGGCGATTGTCGGCAAACGTGTTTCGTCCAAGGACCGCACCAAGGCGATTTCCCGCGTCGCTGTGATCGGATTTTCGGGTTTCTTTATCGCGCCGACCTTGATGGGGTTTTCGTCTGAATATGTCGGGCTGCGCTGGTCCTATGTTGGGGTGGCAGGCGTGTTGCTGCTCGCCATCCCGTTTGCTGTGATCCTGCGGCGGCGCTAG
- a CDS encoding L-lactate dehydrogenase, which produces MPVITCIDDLKRLHKRRAPKMFYDYAESGSWTEQTFRENTSDFDQIRLRQRVAVDMSNRTTRSKMIGQDVSMPVALAPVGLTGMQCADGEIKAARAAEKFGVPFTLSTMSICSIEDVREQTKAPFWFQLYVMRDEDFVDNIIARAKNAGCSALVITLDLQILGQRHKDLKNGLTAPPKLTPSTLLDLSTKWRWGLGMLGTKRRTFRNIVGHAKSVENMNSLHSWTAGQFDPQLDWDKVAKLKEKWGGKIILKGILDAEDAKKAVEVGADAIIVSNHGGRQIDGCLSSIKMLPSIVAAVGGQIEIHLDSGIRSGQDVLKALAMGATGTYIGRAFIYGLGAMGEAGVTKALDVIRTELDTTMALCGRRDVTTLGKDILLIPKDFEGDWQA; this is translated from the coding sequence ATGCCTGTGATTACCTGTATCGATGACCTGAAACGCCTGCACAAACGTCGTGCGCCTAAGATGTTTTACGACTACGCCGAAAGCGGCAGCTGGACCGAACAGACGTTCCGGGAAAATACATCGGATTTCGATCAAATCCGCCTTCGTCAACGGGTGGCGGTGGACATGTCCAACCGCACCACCCGCAGCAAAATGATTGGTCAGGATGTGTCCATGCCCGTCGCATTGGCCCCCGTGGGCCTGACCGGGATGCAATGTGCAGATGGCGAAATCAAAGCCGCGCGCGCTGCGGAAAAGTTTGGCGTGCCCTTTACCCTGTCAACCATGTCGATCTGTTCCATCGAAGATGTGCGCGAACAGACCAAGGCGCCGTTTTGGTTTCAGCTCTATGTGATGCGCGACGAAGACTTTGTGGACAACATCATCGCAAGGGCAAAAAATGCCGGTTGTTCTGCGCTGGTCATCACCCTTGATTTGCAAATCCTAGGACAGCGTCACAAGGATCTGAAAAACGGCCTGACTGCGCCGCCCAAATTGACCCCGTCGACCCTGCTTGATCTGTCGACAAAATGGCGCTGGGGTTTGGGCATGTTGGGCACCAAACGCCGCACATTTCGCAACATCGTGGGCCATGCCAAAAGCGTGGAAAACATGAATTCCCTACATTCCTGGACGGCAGGGCAATTTGACCCGCAATTGGATTGGGACAAAGTTGCCAAGTTGAAGGAAAAATGGGGCGGCAAAATCATCCTCAAGGGGATTTTGGACGCCGAGGACGCGAAAAAGGCCGTCGAAGTGGGCGCCGATGCCATCATCGTGTCCAACCATGGCGGTCGTCAGATTGACGGATGTCTGTCATCGATCAAAATGCTGCCGTCGATTGTTGCGGCTGTTGGCGGACAAATCGAAATCCATCTGGACAGTGGCATTCGGTCCGGTCAGGACGTGCTAAAGGCCTTGGCGATGGGTGCCACAGGCACCTATATCGGACGCGCGTTTATCTATGGGCTTGGCGCGATGGGCGAAGCGGGCGTGACCAAGGCGCTGGATGTCATTCGCACGGAATTGGACACGACGATGGCCCTATGCGGCCGCCGCGATGTGACCACGCTAGGCAAAGATATCCTATTGATCCCAAAGGATTTCGAAGGTGACTGGCAGGCCTAG
- a CDS encoding Lrp/AsnC family transcriptional regulator, whose translation MDTLDATDRRLLELLQHDGKMSLQELAEATNLSTSPCWRRIRKLEELGVINRYVAVLDRRKLGLHAMAYVQVQLIDHSEDTIGAFDRFVQTEPQVVECASITGSNDYMLKVVAQDPESLETFLLKRILRLGLVRSSHTHFMLRQTKSSTALPV comes from the coding sequence TTGGACACTTTAGACGCCACCGATCGCCGCCTTCTGGAATTGCTACAGCATGACGGAAAAATGAGCCTGCAGGAATTGGCAGAGGCAACAAATTTGTCGACCTCCCCATGCTGGCGACGCATTCGCAAACTCGAAGAGTTGGGCGTGATCAATCGCTATGTTGCGGTGCTGGACCGGCGGAAATTGGGGTTGCACGCCATGGCCTATGTGCAGGTGCAATTGATCGACCATTCCGAAGACACAATCGGCGCGTTTGACCGTTTTGTACAAACCGAACCGCAGGTGGTGGAATGTGCATCGATCACCGGATCCAATGATTACATGCTCAAGGTGGTCGCGCAGGACCCTGAATCTCTGGAAACGTTTCTGCTGAAACGCATTCTGCGGCTGGGTTTGGTGCGGTCGTCGCATACCCATTTTATGTTGCGTCAGACCAAATCCAGCACCGCATTGCCGGTGTGA